A genome region from Fusarium musae strain F31 chromosome 5, whole genome shotgun sequence includes the following:
- a CDS encoding hypothetical protein (EggNog:ENOG41), producing MTSRPMKHIDREDLYTNLEARVQYLHSFLDFSSRDIEALITGAKYVKALIPAVVNIVYKKLLQYDITARAFTTRSTSFEGPLDEIPDENSPQILHRKMFLRAYLMKLCSDPSKMEFWEYLDKVGMMHVGLGRKHPLHIEYVHLGVCLGFIQDIMTEAILSHPRLHIQRKTALVKALNKVIWIQNDLMAKWHVKDGAEFETGDSDIEIEREGYLHGKRIIGEGSGSGTEDDASEHHQNAPSRIPHPSGMPAGGVCPFSGMGAPAEGEEK from the exons ATGACTTCCCGACCTATGAAGCACATCGATCGCGAGGATCTCTACACGAACCTCGAAGCCCGTGTTCAGTATCTTCACTCATTCCTCGACTTCTCAAGCC GTGACATTGAAGCTCTCATCACTGGCGCAAAATACGTCAAGGCTCTCATCCCCGCCGTCGTCAATATTGTCTACAAGAAACTCCTCCAATACGATATCACAGCTCGTGCTTTCACCACCAGAAGTACCTCTTTCGAAGGCCCTCTTGATGAGATTCCCGACGAGAACAGTCCTCAAATCCTGCACAGAAAGATGTTTCTGCGCGCTTACCTCATGAAGCTGTGCTCAGATCCCAGTAAGATGGAGTTTTGGGAGTATCTGGACAAGGTTGG AATGATGCACGTTGGCCTCGGTCGCAAGCACCCTCTTCACATTGAATACGTCCATCTTGGTGTCTGTCTCGGTTTCATCCAGGACATCATGACCGAAGCTATCCTTTCGCATCCTCGTCTACACATTCAGCGCAAGACGGCTCTcgtcaaggctctcaacaAGGTCATATGGATCCAAAACGATCTCATGGCCAAATGGCATGTCAAGGACGGTGCCGAATTCGAGACAGGCGACTCTGATATCGAGATTGAGCGCGAGGGCTACTTGCATGGAAAGCGCATCATTGGCGAGGGCAGTGGCTCAGGAACTGAGGACGATGCCTCAGAACATCATCAGAACGCCCCCTCAAGAATTCCGCATCCTAGTGGTATGCCCGCTGGTGGTGTGTGTCCCTTCTCGGGGATGGGCGCTCCAGCTGAGGGTGAGGAAAAGTAA
- a CDS encoding hypothetical protein (EggNog:ENOG41), translating to MAPNQGLVHPKEYDIKDSNVELIGSDIDHQVKYNSALTEPAWNDGKVGIEPGLFIWRIEQFEVIPWPREKYGQFCDGDSFIVLFSEPIGSNDGTEKLVHDIFFWLGKHTSQDEAGTAAYKTVELDEFLKGSATQHREIQEAPSDDFLALFPRISIRSGGVESGFRHVEEEEEPKQTLTLLRVFKNPAAGANGVVVHEVEPTWTSLDDTDVFVLDVGDKIWVWQGKDCSPMEKAKAAQIVHDMTVAKHPEVEVIAQTESRSRRIVDFLGGDDETPREGFHCRKPFTPRTANKTSKKLFRLSDASGQLSFGLVKEAERILHDDLESDDVFLLDDGGRAIWVWQGSGSSAAEKKSWLKVAQAYVRHLQAESGNEDAYLTPVAKVVEGGESRAFTRALAA from the coding sequence ATGGCACCGAATCAAGGTCTCGTTCATCCAAAAGAATATGATATCAAGGATAGCAACGTGGAGCTGATCGGGTCTGATATTGACCATCAAGTCAAGTACAATTCAGCGCTCACGGAGCCAGCTTGGAATGATGGCAAAGTTGGCATCGAGCCTGGGCTATTTATCTGGCGCATTGAGCAATTCGAGGTCATTCCTTGGCCAAGGGAAAAGTACGGCCAGTTCTGTGATGGCGATAGCTTTATCGTACTCTTCTCGGAGCCGATTGGCAGTAATGATGGTACCGAGAAGCTCGTTCACGACATCTTCTTTTGGCTGGGAAAGCACACGTCACAGGATGAAGCGGGAACCGCAGCGTACAAGACTGTCGAATTGGATGAGTTCCTCAAAGGCTCGGCAACCCAGCACCGAGAGATTCAAGAGGCGCCTTCAGACGACTTTCTAGCACTGTTCCCACGAATTTCAATCCGGTCTGGCGGAGTTGAGTCTGGGTTCAGACacgtggaagaagaagaggaaccaAAGCAGACGCTCACCTTGCTGCGTGTGTTTAAGAACCCAGCTGCTGGCGCCAACGGGGTTGTTGTTCACGAAGTCGAGCCCACCTGGACAAGCCTAGACGACACTGATGTCTTTGTTTTGGATGTTGGCGACAAGATCTGGGTGTGGCAGGGCAAGGATTGCAGTCCAATGgagaaggcaaaggcagCTCAGATCGTCCACGACATGACTGTCGCTAAACACCCAGAGGTCGAAGTTATTGCGCAGACTGAGTCCCGCTCGCGACGAATTGTCGATTTTCTTGGCGGCGATGACGAAACACCCCGCGAAGGTTTCCACTGCAGGAAACCCTTTACTCCTCGCACCGCTAACAAAACGTCCAAGAAGCTATTTAGACTGAGCGACGCATCAGGACAGCTGTCGTTCGGTCTCGTCAAGGAAGCCGAACGCATACTGCATGATGATCTAGAGAGCGacgatgttttcttgcttgatgatggtggaagAGCTATTTGGGTCTGGCAGGGAAGCGGATCGAgcgctgctgagaagaagagctggCTCAAGGTTGCACAGGCATATGTGCGGCACCTGCAGGCAGAGAGTGGGAATGAAGATGCGTATCTTACGCCCGTGGCTAAGGTTGTTGAAGGTGGCGAAAGTCGGGCCTTTACAAGAGCTCTTGCTGCATGA
- a CDS encoding hypothetical protein (EggNog:ENOG41), with the protein MNGLLEAFAHISARAVNEWPEGDKGNSSDTILGGIHFNLTTLKYFNYTFYSNNTISNNSKCYLTFAPYTPAYVFPNGTWTNATKCYSAIENIKTRGFVGIGFAVAFGIALVLNLTVLAKHGKLYVPRDSRFYPIGRRWQWYWALFSAAAALISLFVGIDIDRYYLQELPITVNVFFWYLLCMGTVAMTWEAVRHWGSWQERQYVDPNPFILRDDDRRSKVEFWLPLWFYLWLWLNFFMVVPRSWKFTQLQHSEEQTLAKAVPGATNTRFKVGAFCLVVAWLTIVFSLHHSIKHYKPRHRGIVNRAVGFLRYIPFRFWLIIPLSAATIAYQAFISWEFDYSIVKYNGNIPVIYCWGFLPTLLILYIQYLYGFFSPNEDKSLIRQRRERGEMINRELGIVNKPAWWHRVRGDHLLSFKDKLTRNVHEIGGGRATGRRIEGDAERDLREEALAAARDEDIEMGHMRRPLDASNNPRSDRAGTASISSNASRTFVQPYTGKNERRRHERNMEAVAGILFPNNLAEDRARREAQLGLDGPPPPPYMDGHGRGRSSGRPGSTGRSNSTETNNSINAPPQQIRSMLDI; encoded by the coding sequence ATGAATGGCTTGCTCGAGGCCTTTGCCCATATCTCGGCTCGTGCCGTAAATGAATGGCCAGAGGGTGACAAGGGTAACAGCAGCGACACCATTCTCGGCGGCATCCACTTCAACCTCACCACCCTCAAATACTTCAACTACACATTCTacagcaacaacaccatctccaaTAACTCCAAATGCTACCTGACCTTTGCGCCCTATACTCCGGCTTACGTCTTCCCAAACGGTACATGGACTAATGCTACCAAGTGCTATTCCGCGatcgagaacatcaagactCGTGGTTTTGTCGGAATTGGGTTCGCTGTTGCTTTTGGAATTGCTCTTGTTCTCAACCTTACTGTCCTGGCTAAACATGGAAAACTCTACGTGCCACGCGATTCGCGCTTTTATCCCATCGGTCGTCGCTGGCAATGGTACTGGGCCTTGTTCAGTGCCGCGGCGGCTCTTATCAGTCTCTTTGTCGGCATTGATATCGATCGGTACTATCTTCAGGAATTACCAATCACTGTCAATGTCTTCTTCTGGTACCTCCTCTGCATGGGCACAGTTGCTATGACTTGGGAAGCTGTTCGTCATTGGGGCTCCTGGCAGGAAAGGCAATATGTCGATCCTAATCCGTTTATCCTACGCGATGATGACCGACGTTCCAAGGTTGAGTTTTGGTTGCCGTTATGGTTTTACCTCTGGCTGTGGCTGAACTTTTTCATGGTTGTTCCCCGTAGCTGGAAATTCACCCAACTACAGCACTCGGAGGAGCAGACATTGGCCAAGGCGGTCCCTGGAGCAACTAATACTCGATTCAAGGTCGGCGCCTTCTGTCTCGTGGTAGCCTGGCTCACTATCGTCTTCTCCCTCCATCACTCGATCAAACATTATAAGCCCCGACACCGGGGTATCGTCAATCGCGCTGTTGGCTTTCTCCGATACATCCCTTTCCGCTTCTGGCTTATCATTCCTCTGTCAGCGGCTACCATCGCCTATCAAGCCTTCATCTCATGGGAGTTTGACTACTCCATTGTCAAGTACAACGGAAACATTCCGGTAATCTACTGCTGGGGCTTCCTGCCTACTCTGCTCATCCTTTACATTCAGTATCTCTACGGTTTCTTCAGCCCTAATGAGGACAAGAGTCTGATCCGTCAGAGACGAGAGCGTGGTGAGATGATCAACCGAGAACTTGGCATCGTCAATAAGCCTGCCTGGTGGCACCGTGTTAGGGGTGACCAtctcctcagcttcaaggACAAGCTTACTCGCAATGTTCATGAGATTGGGGGTGGTAGAGCCACCGGCCGACGTATTGAAGGAGATGCGGAACGAGACCTGCGTGAGGAGGCTTTGGCTGCTGCCagagatgaagatatcgagaTGGGCCACATGCGTCGCCCTCTGGACGCTTCCAACAACCCACGCTCTGACCGGGCTGGCACTGCTTCTATTAGCTCCAATGCTTCGCGAACATTTGTCCAGCCGTACACTGGCAAGAATGAACGTCGCCGTCATGAGCGCAATATGGAAGCCGTAGCCGGTATTCTCTTCCCTAACAACCTCGCCGAGGACCGAGCTCGCCGTGAAGCACAACTTGGACTCGACggcccccctccccctccttaCATGGACGGACATGGCCGTGGTCGATCCTCCGGGCGTCCCGGATCTACCGGTCGCAGCAACAGCACCGAGACAAACAACTCCATTAATGCGCCTCCCCAGCAAATCAGGAGTATGTTGGATATTTAA
- a CDS encoding hypothetical protein (EggNog:ENOG41), which translates to MHGLCRRLVIKKPARDRTWQEESSPVNRTENPEYWWFSYPVSVAPRRSMKREIFEAECNLTEITEQVLEFLIPLEQGVSPSRNTGRAVQLYSKIMEWKFSLPEELRAENAVLPAAILLHTSADLVVISVLQPFDHIPKSVFGPFIPRLTSYAHATNAMSTIWHFRALYTIHNEHWLIQACSACAFKVLFAIEESPVQLETFVKACRALMELREAFPVAEEVIYSIESVVKNKKVNLPSYARDYMPNRAGDGVGDLKGVRVRDHSVIVENASSDGSEDRLTMTGLLSTLTPSETGLY; encoded by the exons ATGCACGGTCTATGTCGTCGTCTCGTTATCAAGAAGCCTGCACGAGATAGAACGTGGCAAGAAGAAAGCTCACCAGTGAATAGAACCGAGAATCCAGAGTATTGGTGGTTCTCATATCCTGTGTCCGTAGCACCCCGGCGGTCGATGAAGCGTGAGATATTCGAGGCCGAATGTAACTTGACCGAAATAACAGAGCAGGTTCTCGAGTTCCTTATTCCCTTGGAGCAGGGAGTTTCACCATCTCGAAATACCGGACGTGCTGTACAGTTGTACTCTAAAATCATGGAGTGGAAGTTCTCCTTGCCTGAAGAGCTAAGGGCTGAGAATGCAGTTCTGCCTGCTGCTATACTACTACA TACAAGCGCGGATCTTGTAGTAATCAGCGTTCTTCAACCCTTCGACCATATTCCCAAATCGGTCTTCGGCCCCTTCATTCCACGCCTTACCTCCTACGCCCATGCAACAAACGCCATGTCAACGATCTGGCACTTCCGCGCTCTATACACGATCCACAACGAACACTGGCTTATCCAAGCATGCTCCGCCTGCGCTTTCAAAGTCCTGTTCGCCATTGAAGAGAGCCCTGTCCAACTCGAAACATTCGTAAAAGCGTGTCGAGCCCTCATGGAGCTCCGAGAAGCGTTCCCTGTGGCGGAGGAAGTCATATACTCTATTGAATCGGTAgtaaagaacaagaaggtaAATCTACCTTCGTATGCGAGGGACTATATGCCTAACCGTGCTGGAGATGGTGTTGGGGACCTGAAGGGTGTCAGGGTAAGGGATCATAGTGTTATTGTTGAGAATGCTAGTTCGGATGGGAGTGAAGATCGGTTGACTATGACGGGTCTTCTTTCAACATTGACTCCTAGTGAAACGGGACTGTATTAG
- a CDS encoding hypothetical protein (EggNog:ENOG41) → MKFTFLVLSAAFAAAAPLSRSTDVRLITYNIRLAPNKPQWGEERWPVRRPRLTAQINYETSGRPESIVCMQEALYPQIQDIQQDLGSEWDYYGIGRRGGQSDEFSPIFYRPSVWNIEDKKTYWLSDTPEKVGSRGWDAAFPRIVTVARFEHAATGNRMVYMCTHFDHKGKKARANSAKLITDIAENWSVHDGETIPVFIGGDLNSSPSGAAYKHLAKTMNDVKSLVPQSKRYGHSSYTYTGFTTVPWDDMYLDHIFVHDPTGIEFKAFAVVNSRYEDGVFISDHRPVVVDVRLNQVSRKQRRTGEKKDEF, encoded by the coding sequence ATGAAGTTTACATTTCTCGTTCTTTCCGCTGCTTTTGCGGCTGCAGCGCCTCTATCTCGAAGCACTGATGTTCGACTCATCACTTACAACATTCGCCTCGCACCAAACAAGCCCCAATGGGGCGAGGAACGATGGCCCGTTCGTCGTCCACGCTTGACAGCCCAAATCAACTACGAGACCTCTGGGAGACCGGAGTCCATCGTGTGCATGCAAGAAGCATTGTATCCGCAAATCCAAGACATCCAACAAGATCTGGGGAGCGAGTGGGATTACTATGGTATCGGACGCAGGGGCGGCCAAAGTGATGAATTCTCCCCAATTTTCTATCGTCCTTCTGTTTGGAATATTGAAGACAAGAAAACATACTGGCTGAGCGACACTCCTGAGAAAGTTGGTTCCAGGGGATGGGACGCCGCATTCCCCAGGATTGTCACCGTCGCGCGCTTTGAACATGCCGCTACAGGTAATCGCATGGTCTATATGTGCACGCATTTCGACCATAAGGGGAAAAAGGCTCGTGCTAACTCGGCAAAACTAATTACTGATATCGCCGAGAACTGGTCTGTACACGACGGCGAGACCATACCTGTCTTCATTGGCGGCGATCTCAACTCCTCCCCCAGTGGTGCGGCTTACAAGCATCTCGCCAAAACCATGAACGACGTGAAGAGCCTCGTCCCGCAGAGTAAGCGATATGGACATTCGTCGTACACTTACACCGGATTTACTACGGTGCCATGGGATGACATGTATCTCGATCACATTTTCGTGCACGACCCGACCGGTATCGAATTCAAGGCCTTTGCAGTGGTCAATTCGCGATATGAGGATGGGGTTTTCATTTCGGACCATAGGCCAGTCGTGGTGGACGTACGACTAAACCAGGTCAGTCGCAAGCAACGAAGGACAGGGGAGAAAAAGGATGAGTTCTAG
- a CDS encoding hypothetical protein (EggNog:ENOG41~CAZy:GT20): MATTSENTGAPNLRRRESLSEIRAANPDLALSGNIISATFNTPHSFVYRKGGDWDLKSRRGQSALFDSFAYLSSDATPWNHTVVAWTGEIDAPTDDVVSSPGTPAPNTFGATSLNALSAPVPIDGNARLPTPPPVDGLWVPREDQDRLEYRLSHNKTIRTYPVWLSDESEATSEGILLKDQARWRRYAEQDLYTLLHYKQHEPNDGRRERVQWADYYRMNQKFANKIIEIYKPGDIVIIHDYFLMLLPSMLRQRVPNMYISFFLHSPFPSSEFLRCLPRRKEVLEGVLGSNLIGFQSYSYSRHFLSCCTRILGFPSDTLGIDAYGTRVQVGVFPIGIDAAKVESHAWTDAVTAKYNALRELYRGKKIIVGRDRLDSVRGVAQKLQAFERFLEMYPEWREKVVLIQVTSPTSVEAEKEDLEDDTKVATRVNELVMRINGMYGSLGFSPVQHYPQYLSQNEYFALLRASDIGLITSVRDGMNTTSLEYIICQKEGNAPLILSEFSGTAHSLSDAIHINPWDLSGVAEKINAALTMSEAKRQDMQSRLYKHVTEHNVQSWITKFIRKVYNVLGDSSSANSTPLLDRALLLTQYRSANKRLFMFDYDGTLTPIVREPSAAVPSERLIHTLDLLASDPKNAVWIISGRDQDFLKQHLGNNRRLGFSAEHGSFMKHPGSDEWENLAEKFDMGWQAEVMEVFQKYTDRVQGSFIERKRCALTWHYRLADPEQGIHMSRECHKELESTVGAKWDVEVMPGKANIEVRPTFINKGEIAKRLITMYHTPGTESEDKSGHLEFALCMGDDFTDEDMFRSLNAASGPVLDANHVFTVTVGASTKVTLAKSHLLEPEDVIECVALLAGVQDVGERLGEVNLGALSAVEGHIPSDER, from the exons ATGGCAACCACCAGCGAAAACACTGGCGCGCCCAACTTGCGCCGCCGCGAGTCCTTGTCCGAGATTCGAGCTGCCAACCCTGATTTGGCTCTGAGCGGTAACATTATCTCGGCTACCTTCAACACACCGCATTCTTTCGTCTATCGAAAAGGCGGTGATTGG GACTTGAAATCTCGTCGCGGTCAATCTGCTCTCTTTGACTCCTTCGCATACCTCTCCTCCGACGCTACCCCATGGAATCACACCGTTGTCGCGTGGACCGGCGAAATCGACGCTCCAACTGATGACGTCGTTTCTTCACCCGGCACGCCCGCTCCAAACACTTTTGGTGCAACATCGCTGAACGCCCTCTCCGCACCCGTTCCCATTGACGGCAACGCGCGCCTGCCGACTCCTCCTCCCGTAGATGGTCTCTGGGTGCCCCGCGAGGACCAAGACCGCCTCGAGTATCGTTTGTCACACAACAAGACCATCCGCACCTACCCGGTTTGGCTCTCCGATGAATCTGAGGCCACTTCTGAGGGTATCCTTCTCAAGGACCAGGCCCGCTGGCGACGCTATGCTGAGCAAGATCTCTACACCCTCCTCCACTACAAGCAGCATGAGCCGAACGACGGCCGACGCGAACGTGTCCAATGGGCCGATTACTATAGAATGAACCAAAAATTCGccaacaagatcatcgagaTCTACAAGCCTGGCGATATCGTCATCATTCATGACTACTTCCTCATGCTGCTTCCCAGTATGCTGCGACAGAGAGTACCTAACATGTACATCTCATTCTTCCTGCATTCTCCCTTCCCCAGTAGCGAGTTCCTCCGTTGTCTGCCTCGACGAAAGGAGGTTCTTGAGGGTGTTTTGGGCTCAAACCTCATTGGCTTCCAGTCATACAGTTACTCTCGCCATTTTCTGAGCTGCTGCACACGAATCCTTGGGTTCCCCTCCGATACTCTCGGAATTGATGCTTATGGAACTCGCGTGCAAGTCGGCGTCTTCCCCATTGGCATTGACGCTGCCAAGGTTGAAAGCCATGCATGGACCGATGCTGTGACCGCCAAGTACAACGCACTGCGCGAGCTTTACCGCGGAAAGAAGATCATTGTCGGACGTGACCGTCTGGACAGTGTCAGAGGTGTTGCCCAGAAGCTGCAGGCTTTTGAGCGCTTCCTTGAGATGTACCCTGAGTGGCGTGAGAAGGTTGTTCTCATCCAGGTCACCTCGCCCACTAGcgtcgaggctgagaaggaggatcttgaagacgaCACAAAGGTTGCGACCCGGGTCAATGAGCTTGTTATGCGCATCAACGGCATGTATGGAAGTCTGGGATTTTCTCCCGTCCAGCACTATCCGCAGTACCTCAGCCAGAACGAGTACTTTGCTCTTCTGCGTGCCAGTGACATTGGTCTCATCACCTCTGTGCGTGACGGCATGAACACCACAAGTTTAGAGTATATCATCTGCCAAAAGGAGGGCAATGCTCCTCTCATTCTTTCAGAATTCAGTGGTACTGCTCACAGTCTTAGTGATGCCATCCACATCAATCCCTGGGATCTCAGTGGCGTTGCTGAGAAGATAAATGCGGCTCTCACCATGTCCGAAGCCAAGCGACAAGATATGCAGTCTCGTCTCTACAAACACGTTACTGAGCACAATGTGCAGTCCTGGATCACCAAGTTCATCCGCAAGGTTTACAATGTTCTTGGAGACAGCAGTTCTGCCAACTCCACTCCTTTACTCGAccgagctcttcttcttacTCAATACCGCTCAGCCAACAAACGCCTGTTCATGTTCGACTATGACGGTACCCTGACGCCCATCGTGCGCGAGCCTAGTGCTGCAGTGCCTTCGGAGCGTCTTATTCACACCCTTGACCTGTTGGCTTCAGACCCCAAGAATGCTGTGTGGATCATTTCGGGACGAGACCAGGATTTCTTGAAGCAACATCTTGGCAACAACAGACGTCTTGGATTCTCAGCCGAGCACGGCAGCTTTATGAAGCACCCCGGCTCAGATGAGTGGGAGAACCTCGCAGAGAAGTTCGATATGGGATGGCAGGCTGAGGTGATGGAGGTCTTCCAGAAATACACCGACAGGGTTCAAG GTTCTTTTATCGAGAGAAAGCGATGTGCTTTGACCTGGCACTACAGATTGGCCGACCCCGAGCAAGGCATTCACATGTCACGAGAGTGCCATAAGGAGCTCGAATCGACAGTGGGCGCGAAATGGGATGTCGAGGTGATGCCTGGTAAGGCCAATATCGAAGTTCGCCCCACGTTTATCAACAAGGGCGAGATCGCCAAGCGCCTCATCACCATGTACCACACACCTGGCACCGAGTCTGAAGACAAATCTGGGCACCTCGAGTTCGCCCTATGCATGGGTGACGACTTCACGGATGAGGACATGTTCCGAAGCCTTAATGCCGCTTCGGGCCCTGTGCTGGATGCCAACCACGTTTTCACAGTCACCGTCGGAGCGAGCACAAAGGTCACATTGGCCAAGTCGCATCTCCTGGAACCAGAGGATGTGATCGAGTGCGTGGCTCTCCTCGCTGGTGTACAGGATGTTGGAGAGCGTCTAGGCGAGGTGAATCTGGGGGCGCTGAGTGCTGTCGAGGGGCATATTCCCAGTGATGAGCGGTAA
- a CDS encoding hypothetical protein (EggNog:ENOG41), whose protein sequence is MAAAFRPVNSPLAMTVSHEDVMGSSTATPRPNTAPHTHSQIPADDGATPTRATFNLASQKPLPSSPFPQGIQMPEQPPKPKMPRRHDSRHSTKSGDSGDVDMDDSDGETGTIEDGAGSDDESVGADGPRSGKKKKSQRFYCTDYPPCNLSFTRSEHLARHIRKHTGERPFQCHCSRRFSRLDNLRQHAQTVHVNENIPMDSLAATGSRFQRQMRPDRIRQAGNRARASTGGSAGGPQRGHSKSLSTSSITSVSSVGSAYSVQDARRRPPPLVMADPRSRLSLESYRSAMEGSYPHYRPASPSDFGTPTSSTFSTGQSSPRWGPGVSSPATSHSRSHSMYTSGSRTPGRRLSVPGNPFQSPGAPGGRPMMFGPGPANASNVGALPPNSNGIPPSPTPSSTSQWSRRESMSEGDWRRRTWHPDSRNINGNPSQLSSVVNQSSVRPNPPPPIANPSTSQSSFRLPGIESFDPLPPATPPRRQPSPMMVDQEPQIRASYPPHLPETPMQDERRNLNLYDASLQRGLNRLDINHSTPPRDSAGSWASEANKAVQAQAEHVRLNPPTVRFEERPPIYQGPKPPPTSAPRSLHQHTVSAPSITTSRENKRRGWYNGPVSVHRDGRPPQEQQDPRMAHVDRMVHPNFTGFSGFPIKEAPLHPQYQQPTQQPPPQNYQHPQHPQQQQHPHQQTQQQQQPQQQGRPGSNGSLGRLEALVAVATSEGSTAAAY, encoded by the exons ATGGCGGCCGCTTTTCGTCCAGTGAATTCCCCGCTGGCCATGACGGTCTCCCACGAAGACGTCATGGGTTCATCGACCGCAACTCCTCGACCCAACACAGCCCCTCATACACACTCACAAATACCTGCCGACGATGGTGCGACCCCAACAAGGGCAACTTTCAACCTGGCTAGCCAGAAGCCACTGCCATCTAGTCCCTTTCCCCAGGGAATCCAGATGCCTGAACAACCACCGAAACCAAAGATGCCTCGGCGTCACGACTCACGGCATTCGACCAAATCAGGAGACTCCGGCGACGTAGATATGGACGATTCCGATGGAGAGACTGGCACCATTGAGGATGGCGCTGGATCCGACGACGAAAGTGTTGGAGCAGACGGACCCAGGtcaggcaagaagaagaagtcgcaACGCTTCTATTGCACAGACTATCCTCCTTGTAATTTGAGCTTTACACGGAGCGAGCATCTTGCCCGGCATATTAG GAAGCACACAGGAGAACGCCCATTCCAGTGTCACTGCTCTCGCCGGTTTTCAAGACTCGATAACTTGAGGCAACATGCACAGACGGTCCATGTTAACGAGAACATTCCTATGGACTCGCTAGCTGCAACTGGTTCCCGGTTTCAACGGCAGATGCGGCCTGATCGAATTCGGCAAGCCGGTAATAGAGCCAGAGCATCAACAGGTGGTAGTGCCGGCGGTCCTCAAAGAGGACATTCCAAATCGCTCTCTACGTCGAGTATTACCAGTGTCAGTTCTGTTGGTTCGGCTTACAGCGTTCAAGATGCCAGACGGCGACCGCCTCCATTGGTGATGGCAGACCCTCGCTCGCGATTGTCTTTAGAGTCTTACCGGAGTGCTATGGAGGGGTCTTACCCTCACTACCGACCTGCTTCTCCTAGTGATTTCGGAACACCAACTTCGTCAACCTTCTCAACTGGGCAGAGCAGCCCTAGATGGGGGCCAGGCGTTTCTTCCCCAGCAACATCACACTCCCGATCGCACAGTATGTATACCTCTGGAAGCCGAACACCAGGCCGCCGTTTGAGTGTCCCAGGAAATCCATTTCAATCCCCCGGAGCACCAGGGGGAAGACCGATGATGTTTGGGCCCGGCCCCGCTAATGCTTCGAATGTGGGTGCTCTCCCGCCAAACAGTAACGGCATCCCTCCATCCCCAACTCCTTCATCGACTTCTCAATGGTCCCGAAGGGAGTCAATGTCGGAGGGTGATTGGCGCCGAAGAACGTGGCATCCAGACAGCCGCAATATCAATGGGAACCCCAGTCAGCTAAGCTCCGTTGTGAACCAGTCATCTGTCCGTCCTAACCCACCGCCACCGATCGCGAACCCTTCCACTTCTCAGTCGTCCTTCCGCCTGCCCGGTATTGAGTCGTTCGACCCTCTCCCACCTGCTACCCCACCAAGGAGACAGCCTTCGCCCATGATGGTCGATCAAGAGCCTCAGATTCGAGCCTCTTATCCACCCCATCTCCCCGAAACCCCGATGCAGGACGAGAGACGAAACCTCAACTTGTACGATGCGAGCCTTCAAAGAGGCCTTAATCGCCTTGATATCAACCACAGTACACCACCTCGTGATAGCGCGGGTAGCTGGGCTTCCGAAGCAAACAAGGCTGTTCAGGCTCAAGCCGAGCACGTGCGGCTCAATCCTCCTACTGTTCGTTTCGAGGAGCGGCCTCCGATATACCAGGGGCCCAAACCTCCACCTACCTCTGCCCCACGATCTCTCCATCAACACACAGTTTCTGCACCATCTATTACAACTTCGAGAGAAAATAAGCGTCGCGGATGGTATAATGGGCCCGTTTCCGTTCATAGAGACGGCCGACCTCCTCAGGAGCAGCAAGATCCACGGATGGCTCACGTGGATAGGATGGTGCATCCGAACTTTACTGGCTTCAGTGGATTTCCTATCAAAGAAGCACCACTACATCCTCAATATCAGCAACCAACACAACAACCACCCCCACAAAAttatcaacatcctcagcacccccagcagcaacagcacccGCATCAACAgacccagcagcaacagcaaccgCAACAACAAGGACGACCTGGCAGCAATGGCTCTTTAGGCCGCCTTGAGGCGTTGGTTGCTGTTGCAACAAGCGAAGGATCTACTGCTGCAGCATATTGA